A window from Symphalangus syndactylus isolate Jambi chromosome 22, NHGRI_mSymSyn1-v2.1_pri, whole genome shotgun sequence encodes these proteins:
- the ZNF593OS gene encoding putative transmembrane protein ZNF593OS, whose translation MRFRRLTPGYFRVLQMQVAGELKAEPRSLLAGVVATVLAVLGLGGSCYAVWKMVGQRRVPRAP comes from the exons ATGCGATTTCGACGCCTGACCCCTGGTTACTTCCGGGTACTACAG ATGCAGGTAGCTGGTGAGCTGAAGGCAGAGCCCCGGAGTCTGCTGGCGGGAGTTGTGGCTACAGTGCTAGCTGTCCTCGGGCTGGGTGGCTCCTGCTATGCTGTCTGGAAGATGGTGGGGCAACGGCGGGTGCCACGGGCCCCATAA
- the ZNF593 gene encoding zinc finger protein 593: MGRSRRTGAHRVHSLARQMKAKRRRPDLDEIHRELRPQGPARPQPNLNAEFDPDLPGGGLHRCLACARYFIDSANLKTHFRSKDHKKRLKQLSVEPYSQEEAERAAGMGSYVPPRRLAVPTEVSTEVPEMDTST; this comes from the exons ATGGGTCGCTCTCGCCGGACAGGCGCACACCGAGTGCACTCTCTAGCCCGGCAGATGAAAGCGAAGCGGCGGCGGCCGGACCTGGATGAGATTCACCGCGAACTGCGGCCTCAGGGACCCGCACGGCCCCAGCCCAACCTAAACGCCGAGTTCGACCCCGACCTGCCAGGGGGCGGCCTGCACCGCTGTCTGGCCTGCGC GAGGTACTTCATCGATTCCGCCAACCTGAAGACCCACTTCCGATCCAAAGACCACAAGAAAAG gctgaagcagctGAGCGTCGAGCCCTACAGTCAGGAAGAGGCGGAGAGGGCAGCGGGTATGGGATCCTATGTGCCCCCCAGGCGGCTGGCAGTGCCCACAGAAGTGTCCACTGAGGTCCCTGAGATGGACACCTCTACCTGA
- the C22H1orf232 gene encoding uncharacterized protein C1orf232 homolog, with translation MNQAFWKTYKSKVLQTLSGESEEDLAEERENPALVESETAESTEENFNPMSQLARRVQGVGVKGWLTMSSLFNKEDEDKLLPPEPCADHPLAARPPSQAAAAEARGPGFWDAFVSRWQQQQAAAASMLRGTEPTLEPDPEPADEAAEEAAERSESQEAEPVAGFKWGFLTHKLAEMRVKAAPKGD, from the exons ATGAACCAGGCCTTCTGGAAAACCTACAAGTCCAAAGTGCTACAGACCCTGAGTGGGGAATCTGAGGAAGACCTGGCAGAGGAG AGGGAGAACCCAGCATTAGTGGAGTCTGAGACAGCAGAATCAACTGAGGAGAACTTCAATCCCATGTCACAGCTGGCCCGCCGG GTTCAGGGGGTCGGGGTGAAAGGCTGGCTGACAATGTCATCTCTGTTTAACAAAGAAGATGAAGATAAGCTGCTGCCACCAGAGCCTTGTGCTGACca CCCTCTGGCGGCGCGACCCCCCTcgcaggcggcggcggcggaggcgcGCGGCCCGGGCTTCTGGGACGCGTTCGTCAGcaggtggcagcagcagcaggcggCGGCGGCGTCCATGCTGCGCGGCACCGAGCCCACTCTGGAGCCGGACCCCGAACCCGCGGACGAAGCCGCAGAGGAGGCCGCAGAGCGCTCCGAGTCGCAGGAGGCCGAGCCGGTGGCCGGCTTCAAGTGGGGCTTCCTCACCCACAAACTGGCCGAGATGAGGGTGAAGGCTGCGCCCAAGGGTGACTAG
- the FAM110D gene encoding protein FAM110D yields the protein MLLAPPSTPSRGRTPSAVERLEADKAKYVKTHQVIARRQEPALRGSPGPLTPHPCNELGPPASPRTPRPARRGSGRRLPRPDSLIFYRQKRDCKASVNKENAKGQGLVRRLFLGAPRDAAPSSPASTERPAASGGWAAPQDVPEAAGKRALCTTCSLPLSEKERFFNYCGLERALVEVLGAERFSPQSWGANASPQAGTSLPPGSGDASDWTSSDRGVDSPDGAGGGGGSEAAGSARDGRPSVSVVERNARVIQWLYGCQRARGPPRESEV from the coding sequence AtgctcctggcccctccctccaccccgtCCAGAGGACGGACCCCCAGCGCCGTGGAGAGGCTGGAAGCGGACAAAGCCAAGTATGTCAAGACGCACCAGGTGATAGCCAGGCGACAGGAGCCAGCCCTGCGTGGGAGTCCTGGGCCGCTCACGCCGCACCCCTGCAACGAGCTGGGGCCCCCTGCATCGCCCAGGACGCCCAGGCCGGCCCGCCGGGGAAGCGGCAGGCGGCTGCCGAGGCCTGACTCCCTCATCTTCTACCGCCAGAAGCGGGACTGCAAGGCTTCGGTGAACAAAGAGAACGCCAAGGGCCAGGGGCTGGTGCGGCGCCTCTTTCTGGGTGCCCCGCGGGACGCTGCCCCGAGCAGCCCGGCCTCCACAGAGCGACCTGCGGCTTCAGGGGGTTGGGCCGCGCCCCAGGATGTCCCGGAAGCGGCGGGAAAGCGGGCGCTGTGTACCACGTGCTCGCTGCCCCTGTCGGAGAAGGAGCGCTTCTTCAACTACTGCGGCCTGGAGCGCGCGCTGGTGGAGGTGCTGGGCGCAGAGCGCTTCTCCCCGCAGAGCTGGGGGGCCAACGCCAGCCCGCAGGCCGGAACTTCGTTGCCGCCCGGCTCCGGGGACGCTAGCGACTGGACATCCAGCGACAGGGGCGTGGACAGCCCGGAcggcgcgggcggcggcggcggctcggAGGCAGCGGGCTCGGCGCGGGACGGGCGCCCCTCGGTGTCGGTCGTGGAGCGCAACGCGCGCGTCATCCAGTGGCTGTACGGCTGCCAGCGCGCCCGCGGACCGCCGCGCGAGTCCGAGGTGTGA